Within the Indicator indicator isolate 239-I01 chromosome 42, UM_Iind_1.1, whole genome shotgun sequence genome, the region GCTGTGACTTGAGTGATGTGTGAAAGGATGAGACTGCTCCAGCCAGTGCCTCCAAGGTACTCCAAGTACACCAGAGCCTGCTCATATCTGCAGCCTCCAACCACTGCAGCTGAGCCTTCAGTGGTCTGGAGGTGACCATCTGGCAGTGCTCTGTCCCTGGGCATTGTCAGAGTGCTTTGTACCCTCCCCTGTTTGTCTCTGGGCATCTGCTCAGGATCAGGCTTTCTGTATATTTGAACTGCTCTCCAGTGCCCATCCCCACACTCCCAATCCCTGATCTTGCAGCAGGTCACTTCCTAGAGTGGAGCTTTCTCTGCATTGTTTCCTGCCAGATGCTCTCCATCGCTTTCTTCTTGCCCTCTGTGGTGGAAGTTCTGCTCTTGGTTTCCCTGGGGTGATGAGATGGTAGCAGCCTCAGAGCCTGCAGTGCAACACCACCATGTAGTGCTGTGCTTCCTGCTCAGATGCTGTGTTTGGTGGTCTCCAGCTCTGCATATCTGCTGGTGCTAGCAGCTGTCCTGCCtttcctgctccaccagctgctgaggagagggctgggccaggagtgtgcccagcactgcagggaggtggctTTCAGCCATCCTGGTGGTTTGCTGATGCTTCACCTCTCCTTAGCTCACTGCCTGTGCACCACAGGAGCAGCTAGAGCACCAGCAACCAGGGATGTGAAGCCACAGAGGTGAGCAGAGTTCTGTCCTGGAGACCTGCATCCCTGAGGTGACTCCTTGGGTCATCCTGGTCAGTGTGGGACTCctccagaagagctgctccTCGTACAGCTCCAAGCACAGCTATCCTCTTAGGAAAAGTGTGAAGACTTTCAGAGGAATGTTGGGATGCTCTCTAGttagtgccagctgctgcccctggAGTGGTACACATCCTGCCTGCATGCAGCCTGACCCCAAAGTGTCCTCTCCTGGCATGGAAGCTGGTCAGAACCCCTTGGTCCCCTGCCTGTTAGCTGCCTCAGTGGCTTTGGTGTAGCCTGAGCTCTCCGTGTCCTGCCTGGCCCTcaccctcctcccacctgcCACCAGTTAGACCACCTGCAGAAAAGAGTTAGAGAAGAATTTACTTCACAGATGAACTTTGGGTTCCTATataaagattatttttataCTTCTTTtttgcaaggaaagaaaatatgcCTGTAAAATTTGTACAGTTCTCTGATGTGAATAAACAGCAAAACCTTTCCAGAGCTTCCCCTCATGGAGCTGATGGGTGGCTGTGCACTGGAGAAGAAAGTGAGTGGATGATTGCatccaaagggtagtggtcagcagctccatgggcagCTGGAGGTCGGTGACAAGTGGTGCCCCTCAGGGGTCTGCACTGGGTCTGTGctgttcaatgtcttcatcagtgacacagacagtgagattgaggcaccctcagcagggctgctggtgataccaagctgagcagtgagggtggtaaggctgagggatgggatccatccagagggacctggacaggctgcagaggtggctgaggagaacctcatgaggttcactaaggccaagtgcaaggtcctgcatctgggtcagagCAATCCTTGATACCAATGGAGGCTGGAGgtgatgagactgagagcagtcctgcagagaaggacttgggggtgctgaggggtgggaagctggacaggagccagcaatgggcactggcagcaccgaaggccaagggcagcctgggctgcatccaaagcagtgtggccagagatggagagaggagatcctgcccctctgctctgggaagacctcacctgcagggctatGTCCAGATGTGGGGACACCAACACAGGAGGgccatggacctgctggagagaatccagaggaggccaccaggatgagcagagggctggagaacctctgctatggggtcaggctgggagagttggggctgttgagcctggagaagggaaagctccagagaccttagagcaaccttccagtagctgaaggggctccaggagagctggggagggacttttgccaagggctgggagtgccaggaccagggacaatggctttgagctgggagaggggagactgaggctggagatgaggaagaacttgtcagtgagggtgggagagactggaacaggttgtccagggaggttgcagatgTTCCTTCCTGGAGTCATTCAAGGTCAGACACGATGTgaccctgtgcagcctgctctagctggaggtatccctgctgactgcagggggttcctgggaaggtcctttccagcccgaTGCCATCTGTGATTCCTGTGCCTCCCGGAACGCGGGATGCCAGCCGTGCCCTCGGGGCTGGGCCAGTTTCCCTGGCGGGGGGTGGGTCCTGCCAAACGCGCGTCAGCTCAGGTGAGGGGGCCGGGCCTGCTCGGGGCTGTGGCCGCCAGCGACACCGGTGCCGGTAGTGGCAGCAAGGCCCCGGGACTGGCAGCGGAGCCTACCGGGAGGCGGCGGCAGCAATCTGTAACTGCGAGCGGGGAGCGGCGGCCGGCGGTGGCGGCGAGCGGCTGGGGCGCGGGAGCCATGCCGCCGCCCAAGGACGTGGTGAAGATCGCGATCCAGATGGTGGGAGCCATCCCGCAGCTCATCGAGCTGCAGCAGGTACCGCTCCGCACCGCCTGAGGCGCCTGGGGCCGTTTGGGCTGAcgggagaaggctgagaggggacctcatCGACGGCTGTAAATGTCTGAGCGgcggggggcaagaaggggccaggctcttgtcagtgagACAAGTCCTGGGACAGGATAAGGGCCAGAGGACaccaactggaacccaggaggttccaccttgcatgaggagaaacttatttggtgaaggtgctggaggtctggagcaggctgtacagagaggttgtggagtctccttctctggaggctttcaaacccccctggatgtgttcctgtgaggcctgccctgggtgacccctggcagggggttggactgggtgacctccagaggtcccttccatcccctgccgttctatggctctatggttctgtgatatgAAATCAGCACCACACCCCCTCGGACCCTTGGCCCTTGCTCATGGCCACCCTCTCGCTTGCAGACCAAGCCCCTGGCCTTGGTGCTCAAGGACGTCTGCGATGCGTGAGTACCGCGCCCGGCTCCGCGCCCGGCTCCGCGCCCGGCTCCGCGAGCTGCGGCGCCACAGCCCTGCGGGGCTGTGACCTGCCGCCCGTCGCCACAGGTGGAGCCTGCCCCACGCCGAGCGCTACGCCCTGCAGTACGCGGACGGGCGGCAGACCTACATCACGGAGTCGGTGAGGCAGCCCGGCCCACGCCCCGCCTCGCCGGCCTGGCGCTCGGCTCACCGCTGCCTTTCCTCTTGCAGAACCGCAGGGAGATTAAGAACGGGAGCATCCTGCGGCTGACTGCCTCCCCGGTACATCCCActgccctcccccacccccccagctcctccaccaCCGCAGGCTCTGCCGGGCAGTGCCCTGGCACTGAGTGATGCAGTGCCGCCTCAGGCCCTCTGCCGCTGCCTCGTTTGGTGACACCTGGCTCCCCATGGCTTCTCTCGGTGCCTTAACCCCGCAGGAGTGGCGCCGGGAGGAGACCTGTCTCAGCCTCCATCCTCCCTCGGCAGCGCTTGGGGGAGTTGGAGAAGCTAAAGCATCTGGCAGTGCTCTGGAGGCGTGGGGCCAGCTCAGCAAGCATCATACCCGCTTCACCTccttcctcagctcttcctgctccctgctctgatGGCTCTGTTCCTCggtccagctccctgccagggctTTTCTAGCCTGAAGCCTCCTTCCAAAACTTGTGCTTAAGCTCTTCCAACCTTCTCCAAGCTCCTCGCTGTCCTTTGATGAGCCCCTTTGGCTTGATTCTTTCTTCCCTGGTAGGACcaagaagcagagcagctgtacAGTGGGATCCAGAGCAACAACTTGGATGTGAAGGCAGACTCACTGAAAAAGCTTGCAAGCCTCTCCCAGGACATTACCTTTGCTCAGGAGTTCATCAACAGGAATGGCTTGAAACAAATCTTCTCTATTGttgaagaagggaaggagtgAGTGTCAGCAGAGGACTTTCCGTGCATCTCttgattttccttctcccttgctAATGCTGCGTGAGCCCTCAGCTGGGTTCTGGAGTGGCTCCTGTGTTCCTGTCTTGCTCCTGTGAGTGGCAtgaagggcagtggtggtggcagGCACTTGGCTCTGCAGGCTCCTTACCTGCAAGTATGTGACTGTTGTGTCCCCACACGCTGGCAGATGGGGAAGGCACCCACACTTTTATGGTCCTGACTCCTCATGAATGTGCCTGGACTTAAACCTCCCATCCCTTCACTGTCTGGGTCATCTGCAGCCCCATGGGTTTTGTTGCCAGGATGTGTGATGATCCTAGCCACACTGCTCAGTCCTGCCACCCCTCAGCCCTGAGGGTTGAGCTGCCAGAGGCCTGTGGGCAGCTCAAGAAAATCCTGGCTACCCACCTCGGGCCTGTCTGACTCTTCCAGGATGTACTGGTGACACTCCTTGGAGCCTCACAGAGGATGTGGAGCCcagagcctggcagcacagggcGTTTCTTGGCAGGagtgggagggagctggggtggtttggCTTTCCCAAGGGCTTGTCTGCAGTGATCTTTGTACCATGACAAAGGAGCTTTCCAGAAGCCACTGAACTTCCCCTTCCTTGACTTCCTGCCTAAGCCAACCTGATCTCTGACCCAAGgagctctctctcctttctcctacttgctgctctctgcttctgtcccaGCCATACCCACCCACATGCACTCTGTTCTGTGGTGTTGTCTGTGAGGTGTCTGGAGCCATCATCACTGGATTTGCTTCTCTGCCCCTTCAGTACAGGGGAGATTCTAGCTCACACCCTCAAGGCCttcatggagctgatggagcatgACTTTGTGTCCTGGGAGACTCTTAGTTCAGCCTTCATCAAGAAGGTGAGcaccttctgcaggctccacagcttCTGCCCTTAAGACTCCTTCTTGCTGTCAGCAGGCAGGCTCAGCCAGCTGCCAACAGCTGGGGCTATGTCCTGCAGGTGGTGAGTTACGTCAACATCAGTGCAGTGGACACATCcatccagcagctctccttgtCCATCCTGGAGAACATGGTGCCCACCAGTCGCCACCTCTTTGAGCTGGTCAAAGCAGAAGTGACTCTGGATTGTCTGCTCACCCACCTGCAGGCGTGAGTGCTGAGGCCACAGCACCCTTCACACTGGCCCAGagctgggggggatggaggggcTTTCTCCAGGTGTTCCTGGTTATCTCTGGCACAACTTTGTATTGTCCCTTCCTGAACATCCTGTGGGTGTCCCCAGTGCTGGGGGAGGGCTGGTCTGTCCTGGAAACCATCCCCTTTCCAGGCCAGGGTCTTTCATCCATGGCCTGTGAAGGTTATCTTGGTTCTTTAGGTGAGGCATCTTCCTGGCTTTGGCTCttgcttccctctcccagctgtgctTCGGAACAGCTGTTTGTTCCCTGCAGCTCggggtgctggtgctgtgctcaACCCCTCAGCAGGTTCttcatttcctcctcttcttcccacacacacagccatggggTCCATCTGCCCCCTgaccctgctgtcagcagctgctCACTCAGGACTCTGACCACTCTGGGTCCCCCAACTCCATGCAGTGAATTGTGGAGGGGTCTCTGCTTTGAAGTGAGCAAGACCGTCCTCAGAGCTGGTGGCTTTCCCCATCCTCTTCCTGCAGGACAgacacccagctgcagctgaaggccatggccctgctcactgcgctgctgctggctgccaccgATGCTGAGCGGCAGGTAAGGGTCTGCTCTCTGGGCAGGGTGGTGGCAGGGTGGTGGGCACAGCAGTGCCCCTGTCACAGGGGTGCTCTTCCAGATGATCTCAGCTATCTCACACCCCTGGGAGTAATTTTGAGGGGATGCAAGGTCTCAAATTACAGGAGAGTTATCACAGCCAGTGGTGACACAATGACTGTGATGGTCCACACCCAGTGCCTGGCACATCTGGGCCATCATAGCTGGCCCGCCCTGGGATGGGGTCTTGGgcagctgggtcctgccctATGGTGTTTGAGTTTTTGGGGATGGTGGAGCTGTGAAAGGTGCTCAGAGATGTTTAAGGTAAGTGTCCTTGCTCTGCCTCTTCTTGCCTGATGCTAGCAGCCTGGTGGGGCAGGGCCTGTCTGAGCCCCTCGGCTGGGCTAGGGCAGTGGAAGCTGGGGGCATGTCTGCTCCTCACTAGTGTCACCCCTGAGGCTGCTGGTTACTTTCTGTCCCCACCCTACCCAGCTTAGCGGTGGGGGGGGTGCTGCAAAGGGAACGCAGAGAGTTTTGGGACAGAGTGGTGTGTGGGGCTAGAGAACCTCTCAcagcctcttcctttcccaggACATGATGGAATACCTGAGGGAGAAGAACATCAGGCAGTTTATCCACAAGGTGCGGAGCTGCTCCGTGCTTCATCCTCTGTccttcctcaccagccctgtcccctcagccccagctcttgaGAGCCATGGCTGACTGGGTGGCCTGTGTGCCCCACACACCCTGCTCGATGCCTCCCGTGGGTGCTGCCACGTTGGCACCCACACGTCCAGGGTTGCatccctggctgcctgcagttCAGGCGGCCTagctctctccctgcccacctctGATACCCTCTGGGAGCGGTCGGACCCGCTGGGCTGGAAGCAAGCTTCTCGCCCGTGGTGTCGTGCAGACCATCATCCACGGCTCGGCGGCGCCGGGGGACGAGATGTCTCACCACCTGTACGTGCTGCAGGCCGCCGGGCTCGGCCTGTGCGAGCGCCGCATGCGGGCGGCCATGGACCCCTACAACCAGGTCAGCCGCAGCCTGCCCCCGGCctcccccccgcctccccccgCGGCAGGAGCGGCGGCCGAAGCCCACCCGCGGGTGGACGCAGCCCGCCCGGCGGCGCTGTCGGTGCCCGGCAGcgggccctgccctgccctgtctccgcaggagcagagggagctgctgcaggcgcTGCGCCTGGCGGCCTTCGAGGCGGACGGCGAGGCCCCAGCCGGCGGCTCCGGCCCCGAGCGGCGCCGCTCGCTCTGCGCACAGCAGTTCCGCAAGTTGGGCTTCACCGTGCGTCCGCAGCGCTCCCGAGCCTGCCCGCGGCCcgctggccctgctgctgccctgcctccttgccctgcctccctgccactgctgccctgcctccctgccctgcctccctgccaccgcagcctgtcctgcctccctgccactgctgccctgcctccctgccctgcctccctgccactgctggcctgcctccctgccactgctgccctggctccctgccctgccgctctgcctccctgccactgctgccctgcctccctgccctgcctccctgccactgctgccctgccactcctgccctgcctccctgccctgcttccctgccactgctgccctgcctccctgccactgctgccctgcctccctgccctgcctccctgccactgctgccctgcctccctgccactgctgccctgcctccctgccctgcctccctgccactgctgccctgcttctctgcctccctgccctgcctccctgccactgctggcCTGCCgccctgcctccctgccactgctgctgcatcaGCTCCGGGCCGCTGCCgaactgcagctctctgtgtgcTCCTAGAACAACAGCAACCCGGCAGAGGACCTGCGCCGGGCACCGCCCGGGCTCTTAGCCCTGGACACCATGGTGTACTTCTGCAGGCACACCCCCGACGCCTACCGCAGGGTGAGTGCTCTCTGCGGGGAACCCCcggcacagggctgctgggggaTCGCCACCTCCTCCTGTTGTCCTTCTGACCTACCCTTGGGTTCAGCTTTGGAGCCCTCATTCCTCTTGAGCACATTCAAGACACTGAGATGTTGAAgtacatccagagaagggcaaccaagctggggaagggtctggagaacaggactggtgaggagcagctgagggacctgggggtgttcagacaGGAGgtaaggaggctgaggggagacctcattgctctctacagctccccgaaaggaggttgcagtgaggtggagttgggctcttctcccaattGACAAGTGGTAGAACAACAGGAGATGGCCAGAAGTTGCATcaagggaggcttaggttgggcgtgaagaacaatttcttttgcAAAAGGATAGTCAaggcctggggcagtggtggagtccccatccctggagggactgaaaagtAGATGTGGTGCTACGGGACGTGgcttagcaccaggcttggcagagttaggcagtggttggactggatgatgatgaaggtctcttccagccaaaacaattctgtgattctatgaaacccaGGTGAGGATGTCCCTTTTGGGCAGATGCTGCCCTGTTTGAGATGGAGCCAGGTCCTCCCAGTAGTCAGGAGCAGCCCTCTGAGGATGGTGGCACTGAAGAgtccccagagcagggcagtttgggcagcagcaggcagtggctgcagggcaCTGGCTGTGCCTCTGACCTGCACCTGTGATCAGCTCCTGCAcagcaaggaggcagctggggctgggcttggGGAGAGAGAACTTCTGTTAGGGACGGCTTCTcctgggagcagctcagctAGAACGTTCAGGAGGAGGGCAAGGTGTCAGAGCCCTGCTTCTGGGACAGCCCTCCGCATCCATGGCCCAGGTGAGGTGAGGCAATGTTCCTCTTGTGCAGTTtgtcctggagaacagcagccGGGAAGACAAACACGAGTGTCCCTTcgcccagagcagcatccagctcaCCCTCATCCTCTGTGAGCTCCTGCACGTTGGAGAGCCCTGTATgtgtctgctccagctcctcagggttggtggcaagggaagggaaaagttgCTGGGTCAGGGGCTGTGTACAtgaggcaatgaagctggggaagggtctggagaacagggctgggaaggagcagctgaaggagctgggggtgtttggtgtggagaagaggaggctgaggggagacctcattgctctctacagctccctgagaggaggctggagccaggtgggggttgggctcttctccctagtctcaggttataggagaggaaatggcctgaaattgtgccaggggagggctaggttggagaggagaaaaattttctttgctgccagaatggtcagggattggcacaggctgctcagggaggtggtggagtccccatgcctggaggtgttccagaacctgTGGCCATAGCACTTGGGGCCAtagtttggtggccatggtggggtcgggttgctggttgggctgaatgatctcagagggcttctccaacacaaaccattctgtgattctgtgtcctgGTTCTCCTGGATACTGCAATCCCCTGTGGGCAGTCTGGCATCACCTGTCCCTTTCACTGCAGGCTCGGAGACAGCTCAGGACTTTTACCCTATGTTCTTCGGGCAGGATCACTTCTTTGAAGAGCTCTTCTGCATCTGCATCCAGCTAGTGAATAAGACCTGGAAGGAGATGAGGGCCACCCAGGAGGACTTTGACAAGGTGTGAGGGGATGCTGGAGCCCCAGAAGGGAGCTGGGCAGTGTCACCAGGCTGGGGGTGACACCCTGGGCCCCGCAGGTGCTGCAGGTGGTGCGGGAGCAGATCAGCAGGACCCTGTCCCTCAAGCCCACCtcgctggagctgttcaagagcAGAGTGAATGCCCTGAACTACAGCGAGATCCTGCGGCTGCGGCAGACGGAGCGGCTGCACCAGGAGGAGACgctggcactgcctgtgctgtcagtgggctgggggcaggcactgcagctgccctgggcagcagtgaGGGGGGCACTCTGGGGCTGAGGAGGGCAGCAGGCATCCACTGGGCAAGCTCCTATTCTGCTGGTTTtcagcagtgacaagtggcatccctcaggaatctgtactgggaccagtgctgtttaacatctttgtcagtgacatggacagggAGATAccctcagcagggctgcaggtgacaccaaccTGTGTGGTGTTGtggacacactggagggaagggatccatccagaggttcctggacaggctgaagagctggggCCAAGCtgacctcatgaggttcaacaaggccaagtgcaaggtcctggaGCTGGGTCAGGGCcatcccaagcacagatccaggctgcatgaggaggggctggagagcagcctggaggagaaggccttgggggtgtcaggtggtgacaaactccccaggagccagcaatgatccctggcagcccagcaggcagctgtgtgctgagctgcatccagagcagggagagcagcagcacagggaggggattctgcccctctgctctgctctgctcacaccccacctgcagcactgcctccagttctggagcccccagcacaagaaggacctggagctgctggagagggtccagaggaggccaccaagatgatcagagggctggagaacctccgctgtggggacaagctgggagagttggggctgttgagcctggagaagagaaggctccagggagagctcagagtagccttccagtagctgaaggggctccaggagagctggggagggacttttgtcaagggctgggagtgccaggatgaggaataatggctttgagctgggagaggggagactgaggctggagatgaggaagaacttgttgtcagtgagggtgggagagactggcacaggttgcccagggaggatgtgactgtcccctccctggaggtgttcaaggccaggctggatgaggccttgagcaagctgggctggtgggaggtgtccctgtccatggcagggggttggagctggatgagctttgaggtcccttcccacccaacctgTTCCGTGGctctccccagggagctgcGTGAGAGGCTGAAGCCAGAGCTCCTGGAGCTGGTCCACCAGCAGCGCCTCCTGCACCTGTGCCGGGGCACCCTGTTCAGGAAGATCAGCACCCGCCGCAGGCAGGGTCAGTGCCAGCTCGGGGGGGGGGCCCAGAATGGGCAGCAGAACCTTGTCCCCATGTCCTCTGCCACCAGGGAAGTCAcaactgatccctggggagcagTGTGCCCTGCTCCTTGGCTGACCcgtggggagtgctgctgggggaCAGCTTGGTCCAGAGGGGAAGGGGCCTCGGGGGGGTGCTGAGTGCTCCCCCCTGGCCCTTTTGCTGCAGACAAGCTCTGGTACTGCCGCCTGTCCCCCAACCACAAGGTGCTGCACTATGGGGATGTGGAAGAGGGGGTGTCTGCCCCCCCCATCGAGAGCCTGCCTGAGAAAAGTGAgtggtggagaggaggagaaaggagagagttagggagggaaggagagagggagccCTCTGCCCActctccctgtgctggggaTGCCTGAAGCTGGGAGTTGTGCCTCTGTCTAGCCCAGtgcctgctggtgctgtgagTGTAGGAGCTGTGGGAGTtctggctggggagggctggttCTCTAAACCCCCCACCCTGTGCTGTGGATGGCTGTGACCCTACCCcgccccccccagccccatgcTTGGGCTTTGGTGGGCTCCAAGTGCTGGGGGCCTGGGGGAGCGGGagaggcagtgccagcagcttctCTTGCCCAGTTCCTGTGGCAGACATGAagatgctgctggtggggaaggAGTGTGTGcacaccagggagaagagctctGGGAAGCAGAACAAGGtcagcacctcctgccctgcctttgcAGGGGCCCCAGCATgctgccctccccagcttctgcCGGGGTTTGGTGGCAGGTTGGGTGGCTTCATGGACGGTGGCTTGAGACTGGAGACCTTTTGGGTGTTCTggggtgcagaggaggaggctgggaagcagctcctgctctgaacCCCAccagggctggaaagcagccagctgCCCTCTGTGTTGTCCCTGCAGGATGTCCTGGAGCTGGCCTTCTCCATCGTGTATGACGTGGAGGAATACTGCCTCCACTTCATCGCCCCCAACCGCTATGAGGTGAGCTCCAGGAGCCTGctgggcagccctgctgtgcccaggtgTTCTTGACAAGggacagcaggcagggaagggtgACGTGTGTGCCCCCCCAGCCCACCCTTCTGGGCTTCCCTGGGGTGGGGGCCACAGGGCGAGGGAGGGGTGAGCTGTGCAGCACCTAGGgctggtgctgtgggtgctgcaggtgctgcaggtCTGCgggtgctgtgctctgctcccccAGTTCTGCCTGTGGACGGATGGGCTGAacgtgctgctgggcagggagatgaGGAGCGAGCGGGCACAGACTGACCTCGAGGTCCTGCTGTCCATGGAGCTCAAGCTGCGGCTCCTGGACCTGGAGAACATCAGCATCCCTGACACTCCCCCTGCTGTTCCAAAGCCCCCCAGCAACTTAAACTTCTGCTACAACTTCAGCCAGGCAGAGGAGTGAGGtcctccctgtcccctgccccGCTCCCCAAAATCAACCCTCTTCCTCCAGTCTCtgtcccccagctcctgcctgaagGGATGAGCCCAGGCATTGCTTGCACTTTGCCCATCTCTGGGGGGGCACTGCCCATGCTGCCTTgcccacatcctgctctcctgccagagcatggGGCCTG harbors:
- the ELMO3 gene encoding engulfment and cell motility protein 3, with product MPPPKDVVKIAIQMVGAIPQLIELQQTKPLALVLKDVCDAWSLPHAERYALQYADGRQTYITESNRREIKNGSILRLTASPDQEAEQLYSGIQSNNLDVKADSLKKLASLSQDITFAQEFINRNGLKQIFSIVEEGKDTGEILAHTLKAFMELMEHDFVSWETLSSAFIKKVVSYVNISAVDTSIQQLSLSILENMVPTSRHLFELVKAEVTLDCLLTHLQATDTQLQLKAMALLTALLLAATDAERQDMMEYLREKNIRQFIHKTIIHGSAAPGDEMSHHLYVLQAAGLGLCERRMRAAMDPYNQEQRELLQALRLAAFEADGEAPAGGSGPERRRSLCAQQFRKLGFTNNSNPAEDLRRAPPGLLALDTMVYFCRHTPDAYRRFVLENSSREDKHECPFAQSSIQLTLILCELLHVGEPCSETAQDFYPMFFGQDHFFEELFCICIQLVNKTWKEMRATQEDFDKVLQVVREQISRTLSLKPTSLELFKSRVNALNYSEILRLRQTERLHQEETLALPVLELRERLKPELLELVHQQRLLHLCRGTLFRKISTRRRQDKLWYCRLSPNHKVLHYGDVEEGVSAPPIESLPEKIPVADMKMLLVGKECVHTREKSSGKQNKDVLELAFSIVYDVEEYCLHFIAPNRYEFCLWTDGLNVLLGREMRSERAQTDLEVLLSMELKLRLLDLENISIPDTPPAVPKPPSNLNFCYNFSQAEE